The genomic interval GTCTCACTGCCCTTCTCTCTGGGTGCTAACTCTGTCCCTTGGCACAGCCTTCATTCAGCTGGTCGCTTAAACACTCCTCCGGGCTCTCAGCGGGTAGGGCCACATCCTGGCTGGGGCTGTCTTTGGAGCTCTGGAAAGAACCTTCTTCCTATAGCTTGCAGGCGGGATAGGCTAGCGGTGAAGGGTCAGGAGTCCGGCAGATGAGAGTTTGCACCATGGTGGCTCTGGACATTTATTGccaagttgtgtgaccttggcaggGGACTTTGCCTAGCTCtggctcagtttctttatctgtaagatggagCCAATAATAGAACACGGTAAGACTCACATGAGAGAATTCACGTAAAGCACTTGGTGCTCGGAATGCACTGAATACGTGTTAACGGGTTATTGTTAGCGGCCTAACACTTCTTGGCTAAGGCTTCTGCTTTGCGTTTGGGGGTGGGTGATAGATGTCGCTGCAGGGGGATTTCTGGTCGGGATCTCTCTCCTGGCCGGTTGCCGCCTCAAAGGTGGCCACAGGCTGGGGCCCTCTCTGCTGCCCCTGCCTTCACTCGAATCCCTTTCCCCTCCTTGGTCCTCCAGGTGCGCTACAAGGAGGAGTTTGAGAAGAACAAGGGCAAAGGCTTCAGTGTGGTGGCAGATACACCGGAACTCCAGAGAATCAAGAAGACCCAGGACCAGATCAGTAACGTATGCTCCCCTGCCCGCCGTGGAACCTGCACTGACCTgctgccctccctgctcctcccctccctgccggTCTGGCAGGCATGAACGAGGCCAGTTCGCCACTGTTCCCCGGCCCttctgggtgtgcctgggtggcaggCGCTtgagcagagggaagaaggggtgTGAGGTTCCCAGAGGCCTTTTTTTCTGTGCACCCGTATTCCCCTGttctgccctctgcccacagAGCATGTCTGCCTTGAAAGCACCATACTTCTGGGGGTACGTGGACAGGATGGGCCTATGTGCTACATCACTCCCCACCCTCTCTgaagtttttcctttgtttcatttcccCTCCTGGCTATGGTGGGTGTCAGGGTCCAGACTGACTGTTTTGTCTAAGCACAGAGGTCATAActgggtggcaggggtggggaggggccagcCTCCCCCTCGTCTGTCTCTGGGTGCTGACATTGCAGTCATTTCCGCCCTCCCTcggcctcctcccccacctcggCCTGCTCTTCCTTCCTGTGTAAAAACCCCAGCTGGCTTTGCTGGCTGGCCCCGTACCCCCTGGCCTGGCCCTCCTGGGCTGGGGATGGTCAGCCGTGTGTGGCTAGGGCAGGACTGGGTATGGAGAGTGGGTGGTAGATCGATGGGCCCATGACACCTGTGGCCAGGGGATAGGCATTGGTTTCCTGCTTGGTAGAGCCAGCGGCCAGCAGCCAGTGCAGCTCTGCCTTTGTGGGGAGGCTGCCTGGGGGGTTTTGGGTATGTGGGGGCGGAGCGCTGCTTTGAGCCACAAGCACAGAACATGGGCTGCGGACCCGTGCACAGGGTCCTGGGGCACAGAGTTGCAGTGTGGGCCAGCCTCGTCTGGGAGGTCCTATGAATGGACGCCTCGGCAAACAGTTGTCTTTATGTCTAGAACAGGGAGGGGTCAACAGGTTGCCCAGTGTCCCTCTGGGCTGAGGGCCTGGGTGCCAGGTGGTCCACCTGGCGCTCATCCCTGGCCTCCACaggcctcccccttcctccccccggCCTTCTTGATGGGGCTGTGCTGGGAAAGGGCTCCACAGCGGCTCCGGTGGATTTCAGAGCCAGAACCTACCCCGGGAGCACCCATCACGCCCAAGCCCATGGCTTTCAAACTTTGCAACCTACGCTACGAAATACATTTCACATAGCGACGCCCCAAACGGGCACgcttgtttatttagagagaaaagcaAGTCAAGACTTACGTGAAAGAATCCTTACTACTTGGAGAGCGTTCAGatatcttctgttttattttattttgtaaagatgCTCGTTGCAGACTTAACCGAACGGGTAACAGAGCGGGTTTTGCCACGAGGCTGTTGCCCTGCAGTTTGAAATTTGTGGTTTGAGGAAATGGAGCGCTTCCTTTGGGCTGGGAGGGCTCTAATCCACACCACCACCGCCGCCACCCCTCCCCTGgaatacacacataaataaagcCTGTTTCAGTTGCTTCTTTATAAGCCAGGGCCTGGCCGCACACCCTAGAGCTTCCCTGCTGGTGCTGCCCAGACCGTCTGGAGGGTAAAGAGGGTTAAAGAAGGTCTATGCCTTCCAACTCTCCACATggcaagtgggagggagggggcaaagCCTTGGGCAATGGGGAAAACCTGGAATGGCTCACAAAGCTGGCATCCTGACTCCCCAGCTTCTGTGGCTTTCCACTGCGAGGACACGTGCTGTCCTCCACAACCCCAGCTCCCCAGCACATCCCCTCATTGCTTCCAGCCTGTGGCTTTTAGAGGGCAGAAGACGAGCAAGCCCAGtcatctctgcctccctctctggaaGGCTTCCAGAGTATTCCCTACCCAGTTATTGGAGGTGTTAATATCTGAGGAGCCCTGGTAACAGAACTCACTGTGGCCAGGACACCTACACCTAAGGAGATAACTATCTTTTCGTTAACCACAGGGCTGCAATTAGCTAATTGTCCTCTGCTCTGAGTTGGGGGAGGTGACTTGAACCTGACCCGATTCTGCTTTTGCAGCTTTAGCTGGGACCTCTGAGGTGTGACCACGAACCTGGAAGACGCTTGGTTTTGGTGAATGCAGTTAGAGTCTGTCAAATGTGGGCCTCCAAACACCTATGCTACAATCACGTGGAAaggtttattaaaaatgcagactcggggcgcctgggtagcccagtcggttaagtgtccgacttcggctcgggtcatgatctcacagttggtgagttcaagccccgcatcgggctctctgctgtcagtgcagatcccgcttcaggtcctctgtctccctctgtctctgcaccgcccctgcttgcattctgtctctctccccttaaagaataaacataaaaacaaaaacactgaaaaaacttCACCAAGCCCTCGTCAGAGGGTGTCAGGCCTGGCCGCCTCCCGAACTCTAAGGGAACTTGAAGCTATGCTTAGAGCCATTGCTCAATTGTCCCAACCTCCAGAAGAGTTTTGGGAAAAGATAGTGTTTAGAGCCACACCTTTTGTTTTGTATCCAAAATAGCATCCTGTGTATAGTTTGTCACTCACTTCCCAGGTTAGCTGTTTCCAGGGAGGTCAGAGCATCTTGCAAAGAGATGAGATTTGCCTCCCTGGAGGAATATGCTCCAGATTAGAGGATTTACAAGCAAGAGCATTTTGAAAAAGTGGCTGGTCTCCCCCGGTGGTGTTTCAACACTTTGGACGTGTGTGGTCTGTCATCCATCAGATCAGTGTTGTCAATGTTATTCTCATTTCTGTAAAGGCAGACCTGCTCCTTTCCACCTTGTGGCTAAAGAAGAGGCAAAGAGGAAAGCTTGGCTGAAAAATTGGGCCGTTGTGGGTACTGAGAATGTGTGAAAACTTTTGAGGCAAAGTGCTTGTAAGTTATACTTCTGGGGTGATTGTGTCTTCATGAAAGGCATCAAAAGCGTTGAGAGGCCAGGGATGGCCTCTGGGACACAGTGTATCCTTCTGGAATCCTGGCCTTTGGTCATGAGCTCTAACGGCTGTAAGGGACTGGGGAATTTTCGTCGTGGACACCCTTTTTCTGGGAGCCCCTGCCTAGTAGAGAAGCTCTGCTTGTATTTGCCTATGTCTCTACTTACATATTGATTTTCTgtatacaattcttttcttttttctgtgaaatgtaACACCCGGTAACACATGCAGCAAACCTCTGTGTGTACTGATCAGTCAAGAAACAATATTACTGAACTCCTCTTACAAGTTTTCAAAGTGTTAAAAACATAATTCTCCTGCAGTGAGCACCTATCATATATTTCAGTTAATTATGCTggagggcaggaaggcagaggtGATGCCTCCTCGGTGAAAGAAAGTGCTGGATACAGTTAGATACAGAGCTGGTCCATGCCCTGCCAGTATCTGTAGAACTGGTTAATGTTCTACAGGACCATAAAACCATAAACTCTGGGAATATCTTTGCCAGGGGCAGAAATGCTTTGCCTTTCtattagttaaaaataatcagcagggctgggcacctgggtggctcactcagttaagcatccagctcttggtttcggctcaggtcaggatctcacagttcgtggggtcgagccccacgtcgggctctgagctgacagtggggAGAGCCTGCTTgcggttctctctccctctctctctgccccttctctgctcgctctctctttctctcaaaataaataaacattaaaaaaaataatagctggcAGTGCATATTCTGTAAGTTAGCTTCAGTCTTTAGAATCTGGGTATAATCAGTAGTAAATGATGAAGTCAAACAAAAATTCCATCCCCAGGGTCAAATGACCTGGAGGCAGGCTTGTGGGACAACCCTCTGGggtaatttttgaaaacatgtgctgttcttttctttataaGTTTAATATGGAACCATGCATTTCTAAACACTATAGTTTTGGTTTTCCTGACTTTGAACATCTAGTAGGtattctttttgtgtctttcttccattggtcGACAGGACCCGAAATTTCAAAGATTCaggcacggggcgcctgggtggctcagtcggttgagcgtctgactttggctcaggtcacgatctcatggttcgtgagtttgagccccgcatcgggccctctgctatcagcgcggagcctgcttcagatcctctgtctccctctctctgcccctctcccacttgtgcacacttgctcgctgtctctcaaaaataaacaaaacactaaaaaaaaaaaaaaattcagctacGTATTTGCGTGTAGCTGTAGTTCACTCTTTTTCATCGCTGGGTAGTGTTCCGTTTAATGCTTATACCAGCATTTGATTGATGCTGGTGTTTGTgtggagtggaattgctgggtcttagagTTTACGACCCTTCACCTTACCAAGTAATGCTCGTCTATTTTTCAAGTAGCTGTACTGACTTACCCTCCCGCCAGCAGTGATGAGAGAGTCTCCACAGCTCTACGTCCTTAGACTtactcattttagccattttgatcgTATATCATGGTATTTCACTGCGATTTTAACTTGCCTTTCTCTGATAACTAATGAAGGTAAACAGatttacatttgttttacttatttatttaaaaaaattttttttaatgtctatgtatttttgagagacagagacagcacgagcaagggaagggcagagagagggggggacacagaatctgaagcaggctccaggctctgagctgtgagtgcagagcccaacgtggggcttgaacccatgaaccatggggtcatgacctgagccaaagtcagatgcttaactgactgagccacccaggtgcccctattttattttattttatcttatcttatcttatcttgtCTTATcttatcttagagagagacagagagagagagcacaggctggggagagggagagagagagaatctcaagcaggctctatgctcagtacagagcccgatgcggggctcgatcccacaaccctgggatcaggacctgagctgaaatcaagaatcagacgctcaaccaactgagccacccaggcatcccaaagatttacgtttgttttaaaaacaaaatgttattagtCTGTAATCGGCAACAATATTGCACGGTAGTTGAGAAGCAAGGGTGTGATGTTAGAGCTGGATTCCGATAACCCACCAGTTACCCACCTCGGAGCATCAGCttccccacctataaaatgggggtgaggGTGCTACATAGTTGTACGGCTGgctgagaaaaggaaatgagtaatCCATGTAAGGGCACAAAACAGGCCCTCAGCAAGTGGGAGACGTTATAAAAAATGCACCCTGGCTGCTGAGTTGCTGATTCCATTCAGAGCCTATGTTCCCCTGTTGACCATGACGTAGAATCATGTGGCAGCATCGTGGGGAGTCAGACCTTGGTTTTCCACCAGCGTGAGGAGAGCAGGGGCTCAGAACACAGAACGTCAGCTAGCAGAGAAAATGGGTTTCTGTAGCTTTGGAAGGGACCCCCAGCTGGTCACCCCAGAGTCCTGGCTAGCAGGGGCCTGGGCCCCTCAACCCACGTGCACTTGGATCTTCTGGGCACAGAACAGGGTGTCCTTCCATGGTGGCCCACAACAGTTCTTAAGCCGGGGatctgctgacagctctgggcTTGTGATGGCCCTTCCTTCGGGGCTTTTAGAAGGTCAGAACTTTGCCGCATGTGGAGCAGGGACCAGCCAGACCCCCAGAGtctggaaaatgtttctttccctttcgGATGTGCGAACACCCTTTAACCTGCCAATTTGCTTCTCCCATCATTCGGTGGGTTGGCAGAGCAATGACAGAAGTTTCTCACTTGCTGGGGGAACggagggagaggaagtggggagtAGTGGCCCAGGTGGCCCAGACAGAGGGACTGTACCCTGCTTTTCTCAGGCCACTTATCCCTGCCAtgctgcctctccttccctcaaaGTTAGGGGGACCTTATGCTCGTCATCCCTGTCGCAAGGGAAAGGCGTGCTTACTCATAGTTATTCCAGAACAAGAAGACATGGCCTGGGAAGAAGGGCAGACTTGGGTCTGTGGTCACCCTGCTCCATGTCTGCCCTCAGGAAAGGACCCGTGTAGCTGTGACTTTGTCCCTGTGTCCCTTTGTCCCTTATTGAGTAATGAAAGCTCTGTCTTGGGAAGGCATTTAACTTCTGAgcacattttcctcttctgtaaaatgggaattaaagTGTACCTGCCCAGCTTCTTTTTTCAGGGGGACTATCCCCAGGGCCAAGGGAGATCATGTGCAGAGAGGCTTTATGCACTCAGTGTGAATCGCTGAGCAGATGCGAAGGTTATTAATATTAACAGTAGCAGGTGATATGTGCATGGGTGCTGGGGAGGGTTCCTTTGTGTTCGGGCTCGCCACGCCTCCATCCACCTGGGGCAGCTGGCCCTCATGTTATCAGTATTGACTCCTGTAGTGGCTGTGTCAGGGGCAAGGTCGATTCTACCAGCTACTTGTGGAAACACGCCCCCAGCACAGGCCTCTGTCCTCTTCCACACATGCACTTCCCCTTCCCTGGTCACTGGCTCCTGGGGTCAGGCGTCTTTTCCTTCACAGAAAGTAAACACAGGAAGCTGACCTTTCTAACCCCCCAGGACAAAAGTCGGAAGGGCAGTTGCCTTGCGCGCCTAAAGGCCTCAGGAGGGCTGGCCCCTCTCCttatccccctccccaccagtggACAGGGGTCACTGAGGGAGTGGGGCTCGGGGACACTTGCCTTTTGCTCTTGTCTTAGGAATCCAAGAGCAGGGCGCTGGCCCTGTGTCTGAGAACTTCACCCCTGGGTGCCCTTCTGGGTGGGAGTTGAGGGAACCCAGGGGTTTTCAGTCCGGCCAAGACTGGCTGCCTCCCCCTGAGGAATGGGCTCAGCCCATTTTGCCATTTGGGtgtgagtcccccccccccccccccggggcatgACGGGAAGGGGCAGGGCTGGTCCTGACCCAAACCCCTAAGTGAGGCCCTGCTGCCTTTCCAGAGGACGGCCAGAAGGGACTGCCCTGGGCTGGGACAGCTCCTATCAGGCCTTGGGGCACAGAATCACTAGTTCCTTCTGCCCCAGATAACAGGGCAGGCTttgctctcctcccttccttgatGAGGAGGGAGGACCCTGCATTTCTTGTCCTGCAGCCTGGGATCCTCAACAGAGCCCGGTGAGGTCACACCCACAGAGGCAGAATTACCTAACGCTGAAGAGCATAGGCCCTGGAGTCTGCGTGATCTTGGACAACTCACTCAGCTCGTCAGTGCCTTGGTTTCCTTCTTGTGCGTTAACTGGGGACCGTCACATCCCCCCTCGTAGGTGCTGACAAGTTAAAACGAGCCCATGGTGCATCACccgtagcacagagcctggcgcccGGCAGGTAGTCAGGGAACAGGAGTTGTCACCCTGCAGCAACACCGGAGGTAGACAACGATGCCCTCTCTTACAGAGGTGGAACCTGAGGCCCAGCAAGGTTAAGCAGCTTatccaagggcacacagctggcGTGCCTCCCGCAAGGacctggctctctctgcctgtaGCCCTCGGGGAGTCTCTCCTCACCTGGGAGATCTGAAGTGGCAGGGAGCTTTGGTTGGTTTGCTGTGAGTCCTTCACCCGGCACTTTCTCCCGCTGCAGATAAAATACCATGAGGAGTTTGAGAAGAGCCGCATGGGCCCCAGCGGGGGCGAGGGCCTGGAGCCTGAGCGCCGAGATTCCCAGGACAGCAGCTACCGGCGGccccaggagcagcagcagccgccCCACCACATCCCCACCAGCGCCCCGGGTGAGCCTGAGGCCTGTGGGGCAGAGGACCTGTGACCGGGCCGGCTGTGGGATGGGGAGGAGGTCGGAGAGAAGCCTGGTCTCcgtgcacacacaggcacctgTTCACGCACACCCTCAGATCCATCCCACCAGGGGCATCGAGCACCGGGGTCAGGGTCTATGCCGGCTCCCCAGCATGTTGGTAGAGACACAGCCCCTGCTCTAGAATATGCAACACTGACACACAAGCCTTTGAGGAGTGGGggccaggttggggggggggagtggaaatGCACGATAGGGGCTttgtgggggaaggcaggggaatcCGGGAGGGACTGCGTTTGGCAAGACAGTTTCTGAGCCCcgtctccacccccccccccccatcttccagtttaccagcagccccagcagcagcaggtggGACAGTCTTATGGTGGCTACAAGGAGCCTGCAGCCCCGGTGTCCGTACCGCGCTGTGCCCCAGGCGGGGGCGGGGTGAGTAGCTCTGGCCAGAGGGAGAGGTCCTGGAGCTGGGGGGTTGGATGGGTCCCGGGAAGCCTGAGGAGGCCAGAGGTGGATGGGCAGGTGGACATTGCTCAGCGATTCTCCTTAGAAACCCCACCCAGGAGGCCTGGCTTTCCCTGACCTTTGATCCCAGCTCCTGTCGTCATCTGCAGGCGATAGGGACCTCAGCCTCTGATCAAGGAAGTGTGCTTAGCGGACTCAGCCCTGGGCTGGGATTGGGGCCCTGCGTTCGAGCTCTGGGTGTACCTTGCGCAAGTTACCTCTCCCTGCCTGGTTTCCTAACTCCGGCTGCCCAGGAGCACACAAAGTACCTTTCTGTTTGGAGCCTTCCAGACCTAGGCCATGCTCCCCACCCTTCATGAGGATGACCCACCCCCATGTCCTTCGGATCTCAGCTTGCCCCTGCCTCTGAggggccctccccagccccccatgTCAGCTGGATCTCCCCTGACATCTCTATCACTCCCCCCGGTGCCCTTCAGAACACTTTTCCCAACTCAGAACCGTTCTGTGTGTTAACTTCTGTGTGCCTCCCCTGCTGAATGTGAAGttctgtgggggcagggcagtgTTCCTTGGGTTCAGCTACCGTGAGCCAGGCACAGAGCGGGCCCTCATCGATACTGCCAAGTAAACGACGAGTAAAGAGTAGGAAGTAGGGCAGGATCAGGCTTCCCAGTCCTTCGAGTCGAAGTGGCCCGTCTGTAAGTCCTGATCCTTATCCCATCGAGGGGGCTGCTGAGCCACTCATACCACTGAGCTCCTGGCTGAGCCCAGCCCCTCTGTGCTGGGTTCCTGGGAGCTCGAAGCTGCTCATGTTGGAGCAAGAGAGACAATACCTAGAGAGGTAAAATAGCCCTGAGATACATGTCCTCCTGGAGCCTTATGCCCTGGGTACGAGGAAGTAAACAAGGGAGTGTCCGTGCTGCGTAGGGTACTGGGCAGGACCGAGAAGCCGTCTGTGGGATTAGATTCCAGATAGACCAGCCGGTCCTTCAAATACTTGCGAAACCTATCTTGGACATGAGGGATTTGGCCCTGACTAAAAGACCACGTTCCTGCAGTCTTGGTGCTTACATTCCAGTCAGGAAGGCAAACGAGGCAGTAAAATAAGAGGGTATATATATAAGGTCGGATGGTGGCACATGTTGTGAAGAAAAAGACAGCAGGGTGATGGGAAGGAAAGCAGCAAAGTCCTCAGGATGATGAAAGGGTGAATGATTCAGGGAGACTAGCCactgcaaaggccctggggccagcAAGAAGGCCAAGGCGATTAGAGGAGAAGAGGGTAGGAGATAAGGTCAGATCATGCAGGGACTTGTAGGCCACAGGAAGGCCTTTGCAATTAGTGAGCTACGCAGAGTGACAGGTTttggtttatgtttttaattttttttttctttcacgtttattatcaagagacagagagaggacagagcatgagcaggggaggggcagagagagggggaaacacagaatcggaagcaggcttcaggctctgagctgtcagcacagagcccagcgaggggcttgaactcacaaactgcgagatcatggcctaagtcgaagtcgggtgctcaaccgacagagccacccaggcaccccttggtttATGTTGTTAAAGGATCGCTCCGGCAGCTGTGTGAGAAGAGGCAGTAAGAGGttgagggtggaggcagggaggtgggtgaggaggcTGTTGTGGGAAGCAGGCATAGCTGGCATCAACccaagagatagagacagacttGGTGATAAGAGACCAAGGTcacttctgggggtggggggggtgtgacCACTTATCTCACAGCCTTTGGGGCTGATGGAGCTGGTTTCTGTGGCTTGAAAGACGGTTTGAACTTTGGTGCTAGGGGTACccggctggctcggttggtagagcatgcaactcttgatctcagggttgtaagttcgagtcccacgttagatgtagagattacttaaaaataaaatcttaaaaaaaaaaaaaaacacaacaaaaagaggggcacctgggtagctcagtcagttgagcatacaactcttgattttggctcaggtcatcatcccagggtcatgagatcgagccccgtgtcaggctctgtgctgagcgtggagcctgcttaggattccctccctccctctctttctgcccctctcccaccccccattgtGAGCACACGCCGtctctaaaattagaaaaagaaagaaagaaagaaagaaagaaagaaagaaagaaagaaaaaaagaaagagaaagaaaaagaaaaagaaaaagaaaaaaagaaaaagaaatttcatctaaagaaagaaagtaggacacaggggcacctgggtggctcagtcggttaaacatccaactttggctcaggtgacgatcttgcggtctgtgagttcccgagccctacgttgggctctgtgctgacagctccggagcctggagcctgcttcagattctgtgtctccctctctctgcccctcccctgcttgcactctgtctctctctctctcaaaaataaataaacattaaaaagaaaaaaaagaaagtgggacaCCTCTGAAGGATTTTAAGCCAGAGAATGACATGATCAGGTTTGCGCTTTGGAAAGTTCCCCCTGAGATCACAGTGGGTGAACAATTGGAGGGGGCAGATTGGAGGCCAGAAATAGAAAGCCTGAGCCGTGGTCCTAGTGGAGTGGACCCGTGGGGGCAGATGTGGGAGGTTGAGGGGGCTCCTCCATCCCGGACTGGTCGGCCCACAGatcccagggcctggcctgggggaCCACGAAGGCTGAGGTGACCCCCGGAGACCAGTCGATGTAAAGGGCAGTGAGGATCAGAGGACGTTAAGAGTCTCGCCTGCTTCCCACACAGCGGTTGGATTGCAGATTCACTGGGCATTTTTCAGGGGCTTAAGCATAGCATTTTGGCTGAGGTTGGAGGGTGGAAATTCTTGTGTCAagtgcagatttttttccccagaatacGTCTTTGAAACGCTACCGAGCATCGTATTCATTGGACCTATTGCATTCCTGTTCCAAGAGGTGGGGTAGAGCTGTGGCAGCTTCAGTCTGTGTCCTGCACCCAGCCCTTGGTAGATGCCAGATGATTGTGAGAAGGGTGACAGGGAAACACAGGGGTGAGAAAATGCATAGCAGAGCCCAGGCCTCCCctgtctcccagcccctggttcgctgctgggctgggctctgtgctgggtcctGTAGAGTTTACAAAGAAGGGAGCCAGGCCCTGGCCTGactgtgtccccacccccgcAGAAGCGGTACCGCGCTGTGTATGACTACAGCGCCGCCGACGAGGACGAAGTCTCCTTCCAGGACGGGGACACCATCATCAACGTGCAGCAGATCGACGATGGCTGGATGTATGGGACCGTGGAGCGCACCGGCGACACGGGGATGCTGCCGGCCAACTACGTGGAGGCCATCTGAGCCCCTCCCCTGGgtgctgccccgcccccacccgtcTTCAGTGCGTTCCATGGCATCGCGTCTGTCCTGGGCGTGACCTGCCCACCCTTCAgtgtctctgttttgttttgttttgtttttttttctaaatctgcgACAGCTTGTTTTATTCCCACCCTCCTCCAGCTACTTTTGCCAACCGAAGCCTTGTTCTGCCACTTTCGCGGGCTCCTTCCTCTGGCGGGTTTTCCCCTTGACCAActtcttggttttctctctggATGGAACAGGCGTGGACCTCTTGGGGGGAGGCCGAGGCCCGGGGAGCTGGTCTGGAATGAGAGACCCGTTGGCTCCCAGGCCTCTGCCTTCACTCTTTTCTGCCCCCTCAGACCTTCCTGCCCTCCTCCGCACACACCCAAACTTTCCAGGACTCCCAGGGGACGGGGCTCCATACCCCCTTGCCCCTGGGATGGGCTTAGCCTCTGCTTCTCCGAGACGGGGCGACTGGCCCTCGGAGGGGCCCCCCAGcaccctctcccactctcaaggACCACAAAGGAGGGTTGAGTTCCTG from Panthera leo isolate Ple1 chromosome E1, P.leo_Ple1_pat1.1, whole genome shotgun sequence carries:
- the LASP1 gene encoding LIM and SH3 domain protein 1 isoform X1: MNPNCARCGKIVYPTEKVNCLDKFWHKACFHCETCKMTLNMKNYKGYEKTPYCNAHYPKQSFTMVADTPENLRLKQQSELQSQVRYKEEFEKNKGKGFSVVADTPELQRIKKTQDQISNIKYHEEFEKSRMGPSGGEGLEPERRDSQDSSYRRPQEQQQPPHHIPTSAPVYQQPQQQQVGQSYGGYKEPAAPVSVPRCAPGGGGKRYRAVYDYSAADEDEVSFQDGDTIINVQQIDDGWMYGTVERTGDTGMLPANYVEAI
- the LASP1 gene encoding LIM and SH3 domain protein 1 isoform X2, whose translation is MTLNMKNYKGYEKTPYCNAHYPKQSFTMVADTPENLRLKQQSELQSQVRYKEEFEKNKGKGFSVVADTPELQRIKKTQDQISNIKYHEEFEKSRMGPSGGEGLEPERRDSQDSSYRRPQEQQQPPHHIPTSAPVYQQPQQQQVGQSYGGYKEPAAPVSVPRCAPGGGGKRYRAVYDYSAADEDEVSFQDGDTIINVQQIDDGWMYGTVERTGDTGMLPANYVEAI